A genome region from Allomeiothermus silvanus DSM 9946 includes the following:
- a CDS encoding DNA polymerase III subunit beta: MRYAVAREEYRKVLTGVRLEVGQTLRAVASDGYRLALQEFPLPAPLPAFQGVLPGAAVGDLLRLLAEEESVHLSLEKQMCYCQGERFRYATPLLSGEFPDYQRVMPTRYPAQAEVGPELSAALKRLEALSEDRVSKVQLTLQQEALHLRSENAYGLAEETVPAAVQGEPLHLTLNGRFLREALPDGGATLRFSGPATPLLITGQEGYQALLMPLRT; encoded by the coding sequence GTGCGCTACGCGGTAGCGCGGGAGGAGTACCGCAAGGTGCTGACCGGGGTGCGGCTGGAGGTGGGCCAGACCCTGCGGGCGGTGGCCTCCGACGGCTACCGCCTGGCCCTCCAGGAGTTCCCCCTGCCCGCCCCTCTCCCGGCCTTCCAGGGAGTCCTGCCCGGCGCGGCGGTAGGGGATCTGCTGCGCCTTCTGGCCGAGGAGGAATCAGTCCACCTCTCCCTGGAGAAGCAGATGTGCTACTGCCAGGGGGAGCGCTTCCGCTACGCCACCCCCCTGCTCTCGGGGGAGTTCCCCGACTACCAGCGGGTGATGCCCACCCGCTACCCCGCCCAGGCCGAGGTGGGGCCGGAACTCTCCGCTGCGCTGAAGCGGCTGGAAGCGCTGTCGGAAGACCGGGTTTCCAAGGTGCAGCTCACCCTCCAGCAGGAGGCCTTACACCTGCGCAGCGAAAACGCATACGGCCTCGCTGAGGAGACGGTCCCGGCGGCGGTGCAGGGGGAACCCCTGCACCTGACCCTGAACGGTCGCTTCCTCCGCGAGGCCCTGCCCGACGGAGGGGCCACCCTGCGCTTCAGCGGCCCCGCCACCCCGCTGCTGATCACCGGCCAGGAGGGCTACCAGGCCCTCCTCATGCCCCTGAGGACCTGA
- a CDS encoding DUF1385 domain-containing protein — protein sequence MDLNKLMGGMALPHGVVLMSTERVALGYYDKEGTLQLYTRELNNPSGGLKGLWTFFLEAARALWKTYPHQGEFRSVVAGVLAGVLTGIPIGLFLSRASLLPAWQMLLLSTSLVVLMFLALYRFYPPFRQGLQRMARYHGAEHKMIWALEKGEVSREGVRQQPLLHPACGSNLFALYLPFYLLSFPQSLLAPGFWWLQLLILPLLFPVFGWMRRHPEHPLARRLLALGYRFQRHTLAEPGEAELEAAWRALQGLEMETPSTSTVEGVRERCDYRRVKPRQAR from the coding sequence ATGGACCTGAATAAACTCATGGGTGGCATGGCCCTGCCCCACGGGGTGGTGTTGATGAGCACGGAGCGGGTGGCGCTGGGCTACTACGACAAAGAGGGAACCTTGCAGCTCTACACCCGCGAACTCAACAATCCCTCGGGCGGCTTGAAAGGCCTGTGGACGTTTTTCTTGGAGGCCGCACGGGCCCTGTGGAAGACCTACCCGCATCAGGGCGAATTTCGGAGCGTCGTGGCGGGGGTGCTGGCGGGGGTGCTGACGGGGATTCCCATCGGGCTGTTCCTGTCCCGGGCCTCGCTGCTTCCCGCTTGGCAGATGCTCCTCTTGAGCACCTCCCTGGTGGTGCTGATGTTTCTGGCGCTGTACCGCTTCTATCCGCCCTTCCGCCAGGGGTTACAGCGCATGGCCCGCTACCACGGGGCCGAGCACAAGATGATCTGGGCCCTCGAGAAAGGCGAGGTCAGCCGGGAAGGAGTCCGGCAGCAGCCGCTGTTGCATCCCGCTTGCGGCAGCAACCTGTTCGCCCTGTACCTGCCGTTCTACCTTCTGAGCTTCCCGCAGTCTCTGCTTGCTCCCGGGTTCTGGTGGTTGCAGCTGCTGATCCTGCCGCTGCTTTTTCCGGTCTTCGGCTGGATGCGCCGCCACCCCGAGCACCCGCTGGCGCGCAGGCTGCTGGCCCTGGGCTACCGCTTCCAGCGCCACACGCTGGCCGAGCCGGGGGAGGCCGAACTGGAGGCGGCCTGGCGGGCTTTGCAGGGGCTGGAAATGGAAACCCCCTCGACTTCAACAGTCGAGGGGGTCAGGGAGCGCTGTGACTACCGGCGGGTAAAGCCCCGCCAGGCCAGATAG
- a CDS encoding site-specific integrase has product MLLSASPLDDPATRRAYLEAALAAWDSEALLEAVVYAHRLFGWRETVTVAVTRNLVYWLREQGYLWPRLPQNALLRFWQLCTEERPPLSPRPIRKNSSQYAWWRGLRRFWDTLRWGGVELPRLEMPPKPRYALIRPYFSDAEFARLVEGARSHPEGRLRRLGVAVLYLLGEAGVWPRELFALRLEDFQPAARVLRVRGEKARSVPLSKEATEALKAYLEDRESVAGLAPLPSPYLLLRMTPKKGGLGRPLNRDTLKGLLERALEMGGLEHPRPTGALRWRAVRRYLQQGLSPQEVARRTGVASVLSLKD; this is encoded by the coding sequence ATGCTGCTTTCGGCTTCCCCCCTGGACGACCCCGCCACCCGCCGCGCCTATCTGGAGGCGGCTCTGGCGGCCTGGGACAGCGAGGCTTTGCTGGAGGCGGTGGTCTACGCCCACCGCCTTTTTGGCTGGCGGGAGACGGTGACTGTGGCGGTGACCCGCAACCTGGTGTACTGGTTGCGGGAGCAGGGCTACCTCTGGCCGCGCCTGCCGCAGAACGCCCTGCTGCGCTTCTGGCAGCTATGCACCGAGGAGCGCCCGCCGCTCTCCCCGCGCCCGATCCGCAAAAACAGCTCCCAGTACGCCTGGTGGCGGGGGTTGCGGCGCTTCTGGGACACCCTGCGCTGGGGGGGAGTGGAACTCCCCCGCCTGGAGATGCCCCCCAAGCCCCGCTACGCCCTGATCCGGCCCTACTTCTCCGACGCGGAGTTCGCCCGCCTGGTGGAGGGAGCCCGCTCCCACCCCGAAGGGCGGCTGCGGCGGTTGGGGGTGGCGGTGCTGTACCTGCTGGGGGAGGCCGGGGTGTGGCCCAGGGAACTCTTCGCCCTGCGCCTGGAGGACTTCCAGCCCGCCGCCCGCGTCTTGCGGGTGCGGGGGGAAAAAGCCCGCAGCGTGCCGCTTTCCAAGGAGGCGACCGAGGCCCTCAAAGCCTATCTGGAAGACCGGGAGAGCGTGGCCGGCCTGGCCCCGCTGCCCTCGCCCTACCTCCTTCTGCGCATGACCCCCAAGAAAGGCGGGCTGGGACGACCCCTCAACCGCGACACCCTGAAGGGGCTGCTGGAGCGGGCGCTGGAGATGGGCGGGCTGGAGCACCCGCGCCCCACCGGGGCCCTGCGCTGGCGGGCGGTGCGGCGGTACTTGCAGCAGGGCCTCTCCCCCCAGGAGGTGGCCCGGCGCACCGGGGTGGCCAGCGTGCTGAGCCTCAAGGACTGA
- a CDS encoding DEAD/DEAH box helicase — translation MESTRPPSPALLPLHRVQQQALEQVLSLYESGHSRQLVVMATGVGKTLWSVHLSRHFRRTLFLVHFEELLQQSLAAFRRRGGEPGVIWGRRTDLEADVVVGMIPSLVHRLERVPPERFDLVVVDEAHHARSRTWERVIRHFRPRLLVGLSATPYRTDGRSLLSLFDTLAFSYRLPEAVRDGFLVEPKILEVSTDQPLSIGRRGADYDEAQLSHAVDTPERNALLVRTVGEFARNRKGVVYAAGVRHAEHLAALFRSQGIAAESVYGEDPKRREKLERHRRGEFQVLTNAMLLVESYDDPTINLGVMGRPTASPTLYEQALGRPARLLREGRAWDGTPKTDYLWIDLMDLGLEDRVRVWEFFGVHTVWHDEKRPPRIRTLREPPTRQEAAAAAHAELPPQLRANIPLSRYLAWVERLQAPPPFVLEDEVERLWRRQPATEAQLALLAAHGYDVQDTSWTKGDASEVIEGLEPTPRQKARLLALGYDTLTRRWTRRQAQQAFREAEAQGIQPDWNRVRGLAPHWLS, via the coding sequence ATGGAGTCAACCCGGCCACCCTCCCCTGCCCTCCTCCCCCTGCACCGGGTGCAGCAGCAGGCCCTGGAACAGGTGCTTTCGCTGTACGAGTCGGGCCACTCCCGCCAGCTGGTGGTGATGGCCACCGGGGTCGGCAAGACCCTGTGGAGCGTGCATCTCTCGCGGCACTTCCGGCGCACCCTGTTCCTGGTTCACTTTGAGGAGCTGCTTCAGCAGTCGCTGGCGGCCTTCCGCCGCCGGGGAGGGGAGCCGGGGGTGATCTGGGGCCGCCGCACCGACCTCGAGGCCGACGTGGTGGTGGGGATGATCCCCTCCCTGGTCCACCGCTTGGAGCGCGTCCCCCCCGAGCGCTTCGACCTGGTGGTGGTGGACGAGGCCCACCACGCCCGCAGCCGAACCTGGGAGCGGGTCATCCGGCACTTCCGCCCCAGGCTCCTGGTGGGGCTTTCCGCCACCCCCTACCGCACCGACGGGCGCAGCCTGCTCTCGCTTTTCGACACCCTGGCCTTCTCCTACCGCCTCCCCGAGGCGGTGCGGGACGGCTTTTTGGTGGAGCCTAAAATCCTCGAGGTCTCCACCGACCAGCCCCTCTCGATAGGCCGCCGGGGGGCCGATTACGACGAAGCCCAGCTCTCCCACGCGGTGGACACCCCCGAGCGCAACGCCCTCTTGGTGCGCACCGTGGGGGAGTTCGCCCGAAACCGCAAGGGGGTGGTCTACGCCGCCGGGGTGCGCCACGCCGAGCACCTGGCCGCGCTGTTTCGCTCTCAAGGGATCGCCGCCGAGAGCGTGTACGGGGAAGACCCCAAGCGCCGGGAGAAGCTCGAGCGCCACCGCCGGGGGGAGTTCCAGGTCCTGACCAACGCCATGCTCTTGGTCGAGTCCTACGACGACCCCACCATCAACCTGGGGGTCATGGGCCGGCCCACCGCCTCCCCCACCCTCTACGAGCAGGCCCTGGGCCGCCCGGCCCGGTTGCTGCGGGAGGGGCGCGCCTGGGACGGCACTCCCAAGACCGACTACCTCTGGATCGACCTGATGGACCTGGGCCTGGAGGACCGGGTGCGGGTGTGGGAGTTTTTCGGGGTCCACACTGTCTGGCACGACGAGAAGCGCCCGCCGCGCATACGCACCCTGCGGGAGCCTCCCACCCGCCAGGAGGCCGCCGCCGCCGCCCACGCCGAGCTGCCGCCGCAGCTAAGGGCCAACATCCCCCTCTCGCGCTACCTGGCCTGGGTGGAGCGGCTTCAGGCCCCGCCGCCCTTCGTCCTGGAGGACGAGGTGGAGCGCCTCTGGCGGCGCCAGCCCGCCACCGAGGCCCAGCTGGCCCTGCTGGCCGCCCACGGCTACGACGTGCAGGACACCTCCTGGACCAAAGGCGACGCTTCCGAGGTGATCGAGGGCCTCGAGCCCACTCCGCGCCAGAAGGCCCGCCTGCTG